The proteins below are encoded in one region of Candidatus Planktophila lacus:
- the trpS gene encoding tryptophan--tRNA ligase, producing the protein MTKKRVLSGIQPTSDSFHLGNYLGALKQWVELQSGNDAFYCIVDLHALTGDIDPALLRKRTLSSAAQLIALGISPEKSTLFVQSHVAEHNQLGWIMECIAGFGEANRMTQFKDKSAKGGADTARVGLFTYPMLQAADILLYQADQVPVGEDQRQHIELTRDLAIRFNTKFGDTFKIPEGYILKSGSKIYDLQEPTNKMSKSAGSVAGVLEVMDTPEANTKKIKSATTDAGREVTFDEKGKPGISNLLTIHSALSGKSVSELENEFAGKGYGDFKGAVAEVVVEYLRPIRTQALELLQDEAHLIKVLHDGADKARAVASATLAQTYKNLGLVL; encoded by the coding sequence ATGACAAAGAAGAGAGTTCTATCGGGCATCCAGCCCACCAGTGACTCCTTCCACCTGGGCAACTATCTCGGTGCGCTAAAGCAATGGGTCGAACTCCAGAGCGGCAATGATGCCTTCTACTGCATCGTCGATCTGCACGCCCTAACCGGTGATATCGATCCAGCGCTGCTTCGCAAAAGAACTCTCTCATCTGCGGCGCAGTTGATTGCCCTAGGAATTTCTCCAGAGAAATCTACGCTCTTTGTGCAATCACATGTTGCCGAACATAACCAACTCGGTTGGATTATGGAATGCATAGCAGGCTTTGGCGAAGCTAACCGCATGACCCAATTTAAAGATAAGTCAGCAAAAGGTGGGGCAGATACTGCGCGCGTAGGACTCTTTACCTACCCAATGTTGCAAGCTGCCGACATTCTGCTTTATCAAGCAGATCAAGTGCCTGTTGGAGAAGACCAACGTCAACACATCGAGTTAACTCGTGATTTAGCGATCCGATTTAATACAAAGTTTGGCGATACCTTCAAAATACCTGAGGGTTACATTTTGAAATCTGGATCTAAAATTTACGATCTACAAGAGCCAACAAATAAGATGAGCAAATCAGCAGGCTCTGTCGCAGGTGTTTTAGAAGTTATGGATACGCCAGAGGCCAATACCAAGAAGATTAAGAGCGCGACCACTGATGCTGGCCGCGAAGTTACCTTCGACGAAAAAGGCAAACCTGGCATCAGCAACTTGTTAACTATCCATTCAGCCCTTTCCGGAAAGAGCGTTTCTGAATTAGAGAATGAATTTGCCGGAAAAGGTTATGGAGACTTTAAAGGCGCGGTTGCCGAAGTAGTTGTTGAGTACCTACGTCCGATCCGCACTCAGGCGTTGGAACTTCTGCAGGATGAGGCTCATCTAATCAAGGTCCTTCACGATGGCGCTGATAAAGCGCGCGCCGTCGCCAGCGCAACTCTGGCGCAGACCTATAAAAATTTAGGCTTGGTTCTCTAA
- a CDS encoding cytidine deaminase: protein MQINWEHLKEQATAAMKQAYAPYSKFPVGVAALVDDGRIVTGCNVENASYGLTLCAECGLVSSLINSGGGRLIAFTCVDISGNLLMPCGRCRQLLQEHGGSKLQLATDDGIKTLAELLPWAFGPEEMEKRLD from the coding sequence ATGCAAATTAATTGGGAGCATCTTAAAGAGCAGGCAACTGCGGCGATGAAGCAGGCCTATGCACCGTATTCAAAGTTTCCAGTAGGTGTTGCTGCACTTGTAGATGACGGTCGCATCGTGACCGGTTGCAACGTGGAAAATGCCAGTTATGGCCTCACTTTATGCGCAGAATGCGGCTTGGTTTCTTCACTTATTAACTCTGGTGGAGGACGCTTAATTGCATTTACCTGCGTTGATATCTCAGGGAACTTGTTAATGCCGTGTGGTCGCTGTCGCCAACTTCTTCAAGAACACGGCGGCTCAAAACTGCAATTGGCAACAGATGATGGCATCAAAACTCTCGCTGAACTATTGCCTTGGGCATTTGGCCCAGAAGAGATGGAAAAGCGTCTTGACTAG
- a CDS encoding adenosine deaminase, whose amino-acid sequence MSTLNLIPTPEQVKRLPKALLHDHLDGGLRPQTIIDIAKEIGHELPTYDATELAEWFRASCDSGSLVRYLETFAHTVAVMQRPADIVRVARECVIDLAEDGVVYAEIRMAPELLTEKGLTLSQAIEAILQGFQEGEKEVAKTGGKVRAVLLLCGMRQNKLSQEVAELAVKYRDRGVVGFDIAGPEDGFPPSDQLDTFEFLRRENAHFTIHAGEAYGLPSIWEAIQLCGAERLGHGVRIIDDIDLNHTPARLGKLAAYVRDRRIPLEMCPSSNIQTGAAANFADHPIGDLAKLRFRVTVNTDNRLMSATSMTREMNELVKAFNWSFLDLQRVTINALKSAFIPFEERLAIIDEIVKPGFAKISAE is encoded by the coding sequence ATGAGCACTTTAAATTTGATTCCAACCCCAGAACAAGTCAAGCGCTTACCTAAGGCTTTGCTGCACGATCACTTGGATGGGGGCCTTCGCCCGCAAACAATTATTGATATTGCCAAAGAGATTGGCCACGAACTCCCAACCTATGATGCAACAGAGTTGGCCGAGTGGTTCCGCGCATCATGTGATTCAGGTTCGCTAGTCCGCTATCTTGAAACCTTCGCGCACACTGTTGCAGTTATGCAGCGCCCTGCAGATATTGTGCGAGTTGCACGTGAATGCGTGATCGACTTAGCCGAAGATGGCGTTGTCTATGCCGAAATTCGCATGGCTCCCGAGTTGTTAACTGAAAAAGGTCTTACTCTTTCCCAAGCGATTGAAGCGATCTTGCAAGGTTTCCAAGAAGGCGAGAAAGAAGTTGCTAAAACTGGAGGCAAGGTTCGCGCAGTTCTGCTCCTGTGCGGAATGCGCCAGAATAAACTTTCGCAAGAAGTAGCTGAATTAGCAGTTAAATACCGCGATCGTGGCGTCGTTGGCTTCGATATCGCCGGCCCCGAAGATGGCTTTCCACCAAGTGATCAGTTAGATACCTTTGAATTCTTACGCCGCGAAAATGCTCACTTCACAATTCATGCGGGCGAGGCTTACGGACTTCCTTCAATCTGGGAAGCGATTCAACTCTGCGGTGCAGAACGTTTGGGTCACGGCGTACGAATCATCGACGATATTGACTTGAATCACACACCGGCTCGCCTTGGAAAACTGGCCGCCTATGTTCGTGATCGTCGCATTCCTTTGGAAATGTGTCCTTCTTCAAATATTCAAACAGGTGCTGCTGCAAACTTTGCAGATCACCCAATCGGAGATCTCGCCAAACTTCGCTTCCGTGTAACAGTTAATACCGACAACCGTTTAATGTCAGCAACTTCGATGACCCGCGAAATGAACGAGTTGGTTAAAGCCTTTAACTGGAGTTTCTTAGATCTGCAGCGCGTGACTATCAATGCGCTAAAGAGCGCATTTATTCCATTTGAAGAGCGTCTGGCGATTATCGATGAGATCGTAAAGCCAGGTTTTGCAAAGATTTCTGCTGAATAA
- a CDS encoding aldehyde dehydrogenase family protein, with the protein MSRLEVKKTYKLYINGAFPRSESGRIYEVTDAKGTFIANPALASRKDLRDAVVAARAAQIGWAKATAYNRGQILYRIAEMLEGRADQIANEISATSGVTPKKAHEQLMAAIDRWVWYAGWSDKLAAAFGSTNPVAGPYYNFTIPEAQGVIAVAPKDEFLAFIDSIAPVITSGNSVIALVPGASAVPAMTFAEVLATSDLPHGVINILTGSHDELAPWAASHMDIDGMDISGIDKKKRTALKEAGAENLKRIHHFDDAQTPNRIYAFMEAKTVWHPIGV; encoded by the coding sequence ATGTCACGTCTTGAAGTGAAGAAGACTTACAAGCTCTACATCAATGGCGCTTTCCCACGTAGTGAATCAGGGCGCATCTACGAAGTAACCGATGCAAAGGGAACTTTCATCGCTAATCCTGCGCTGGCATCACGTAAAGATCTACGCGATGCAGTTGTTGCCGCGCGCGCTGCACAGATTGGTTGGGCAAAAGCAACTGCCTACAACCGCGGACAAATTCTCTATCGCATTGCAGAGATGCTCGAAGGTCGCGCAGATCAGATTGCCAACGAAATTTCTGCCACATCTGGCGTAACTCCCAAGAAGGCGCATGAGCAACTTATGGCTGCGATCGATCGTTGGGTTTGGTATGCCGGCTGGAGCGATAAGTTGGCTGCAGCATTTGGCTCAACAAACCCAGTTGCTGGCCCTTATTACAACTTCACTATCCCTGAAGCGCAAGGCGTTATTGCAGTTGCGCCAAAAGATGAATTCTTAGCCTTTATCGATTCCATCGCGCCAGTTATTACATCTGGTAATTCAGTTATCGCCCTAGTGCCTGGTGCATCAGCGGTTCCGGCGATGACCTTTGCCGAAGTTTTAGCGACTAGCGATCTACCTCATGGAGTTATAAATATCCTTACTGGTTCACATGACGAGCTTGCTCCTTGGGCGGCATCACATATGGATATCGATGGCATGGATATATCTGGAATCGATAAGAAGAAGCGCACCGCACTTAAAGAAGCAGGCGCTGAAAATCTAAAGCGGATCCATCATTTTGACGATGCCCAGACCCCAAATCGTATCTATGCATTTATGGAAGCAAAGACGGTCTGGCACCCAATCGGGGTTTAA
- a CDS encoding thymidine phosphorylase has protein sequence MTSNSVEPFAAVEIIAAKRDRNELTDKQIDWTVDAYTRGVIADEQMSALLMAILLNGMNSREISRWTTAMINSGERMNWSMLDRPTADKHSTGGVGDKITLPLAPLVAACGGAVPQLSGRGLGHTGGTLDKLESIPGWRASLSNEEMLKVLQDTGAVICAAGAGLAPADKKLYALRDVTATVEAIPLIASSIMSKKIAEGTSALVLDVKTGSGAFMSDPKQAAELARTMVQLGIDAGVKTRALVTAMDVPLGLTAGNALEVRESIEVLAGGGPADVVELTILLAREMIDAAGIVGKDPAVALQDGSAMDHWRRMIAAQGGDPDAKLPVAREQHVITAQNSGTMTTMDAMKVGVSAWRLGAGRSKQGEKVQAGAGIEMHAKPGDYVQAGAPLLTLHTDEPARFERALEILEGAISIKEGGTVNRLPLVIERIG, from the coding sequence TTGACTAGCAACTCTGTTGAACCGTTTGCCGCTGTAGAAATTATCGCTGCCAAACGCGATCGCAACGAACTTACCGATAAACAGATTGACTGGACAGTTGATGCCTATACCCGCGGAGTAATTGCTGACGAGCAAATGTCAGCTCTCCTGATGGCGATCTTGCTAAATGGCATGAACTCCCGCGAAATTTCACGCTGGACGACTGCGATGATTAACTCTGGCGAACGTATGAACTGGTCGATGCTTGATCGCCCAACTGCAGATAAACATTCAACTGGTGGCGTTGGCGACAAGATAACTCTTCCTTTGGCACCGCTAGTTGCTGCCTGTGGTGGTGCGGTTCCGCAACTTTCAGGACGCGGCCTTGGCCACACCGGCGGAACGCTCGATAAGCTCGAATCAATTCCCGGCTGGCGCGCCTCACTCTCCAATGAAGAGATGTTAAAAGTATTGCAAGACACTGGAGCAGTTATTTGCGCAGCAGGTGCTGGCCTTGCTCCGGCCGATAAGAAACTTTATGCACTGCGTGATGTAACAGCGACAGTTGAAGCGATCCCACTTATTGCTTCATCAATTATGTCTAAGAAGATTGCCGAAGGTACTTCAGCCCTTGTTTTAGATGTTAAGACCGGTAGCGGCGCATTTATGAGCGATCCGAAGCAAGCCGCCGAACTTGCACGCACCATGGTTCAACTTGGCATCGATGCTGGTGTGAAGACACGTGCTCTCGTTACGGCGATGGATGTTCCACTTGGGCTAACGGCCGGAAATGCCCTTGAAGTACGTGAATCTATTGAGGTTTTAGCTGGTGGGGGACCTGCAGATGTTGTTGAGTTAACCATTCTTTTGGCGCGCGAGATGATCGATGCCGCCGGAATTGTTGGAAAAGATCCTGCAGTTGCCCTGCAAGATGGTTCTGCGATGGATCATTGGCGCCGCATGATTGCCGCACAAGGCGGAGATCCAGATGCCAAACTGCCAGTTGCACGCGAACAACATGTAATCACCGCTCAAAATTCTGGAACGATGACCACGATGGATGCGATGAAAGTCGGCGTAAGTGCATGGCGCTTAGGCGCAGGCCGTTCTAAGCAAGGCGAGAAGGTGCAAGCAGGTGCAGGTATCGAGATGCATGCCAAACCTGGAGATTATGTTCAGGCAGGTGCACCGCTACTTACTTTGCATACCGATGAACCAGCTAGATTTGAACGCGCCTTAGAAATTCTAGAAGGTGCAATTTCCATCAAGGAAGGTGGAACAGTAAATCGTCTGCCTCTAGTAATCGAGCGGATAGGTTAA
- a CDS encoding hemolysin family protein, whose protein sequence is MDPYPIGSLIGDLASVAGLILLGSFFVAAEIALISLRESQVRQLSSRGKRGAKVSVLTSNPNRFLAAAQVGVTVCGFLSAALGAERLGVYVIPQLVDLGLSDDAANVTSLIGVTLVIAYFSLVFGELVPKRLALFRTEEISLWSAGPIDLTAKFFRPVIWLLSRSTDVVVRIFGIDPKEQRSQMSEEELLDLVTGHAALTAEERDIVEEVFNASERQVHEVMVPRTEVDFMDASLTVGKAIALAVDRAHSRYPVVRGSTDEVIGFIHVRDLLDTTLVSAGGKIQELVRNIMFLPGTKGVLPALTEMRNQRQHLAIVLDEYGGTDGIVTLEDLVECLIGDIKDEYDTDEADVSMESRTGDFEVDGLISIDDLREQTGIEIPEGPYETASGFVMHFLGRIPVAHDVVGVNGIRITVLTMEGKRAGQLLISRN, encoded by the coding sequence ATGGACCCTTACCCGATTGGTTCTTTAATCGGCGATCTCGCCTCCGTAGCTGGCCTGATCTTGCTCGGCTCATTCTTTGTGGCAGCCGAAATCGCCTTGATCTCACTTCGTGAAAGCCAAGTCCGCCAACTCTCAAGTAGAGGTAAACGTGGCGCCAAGGTTTCCGTCCTTACCTCTAACCCAAATCGCTTCTTAGCCGCTGCTCAAGTTGGCGTAACTGTTTGTGGATTCTTATCTGCCGCACTTGGCGCAGAAAGACTTGGCGTTTATGTCATTCCGCAGTTGGTTGATCTTGGTCTGTCAGATGATGCAGCAAATGTAACTTCGCTAATCGGCGTCACCTTAGTAATCGCTTACTTCTCACTTGTTTTTGGTGAGCTCGTTCCAAAACGTCTTGCGCTATTTCGCACTGAAGAGATATCGCTTTGGAGCGCTGGCCCTATTGATTTAACCGCCAAATTCTTTAGACCTGTGATTTGGCTGCTCTCTAGATCAACTGATGTTGTTGTACGTATCTTTGGAATTGATCCAAAAGAACAACGCAGCCAGATGTCTGAAGAAGAACTCCTTGATTTGGTAACTGGCCATGCTGCCTTGACTGCAGAAGAACGCGATATCGTAGAAGAAGTATTTAACGCTTCAGAGCGCCAGGTGCATGAAGTTATGGTTCCGCGCACCGAAGTTGATTTTATGGATGCCTCATTAACTGTAGGCAAGGCGATTGCGCTCGCCGTTGATCGCGCTCACTCACGTTATCCAGTTGTTCGTGGATCAACCGATGAGGTAATTGGATTTATCCACGTTCGCGATCTACTTGATACAACGTTGGTGAGCGCCGGCGGAAAGATTCAAGAGCTTGTTCGAAACATCATGTTTCTGCCTGGCACCAAGGGAGTTCTTCCTGCCCTTACCGAGATGCGCAATCAACGCCAACATTTAGCTATCGTGCTCGATGAATACGGTGGCACCGACGGCATCGTGACCCTCGAAGATTTAGTCGAATGCTTGATCGGCGATATCAAAGATGAATACGACACCGATGAAGCCGATGTTTCCATGGAATCGCGCACAGGTGATTTTGAGGTTGATGGACTGATTTCGATCGATGATTTACGTGAGCAGACAGGTATAGAAATCCCTGAAGGCCCATATGAAACAGCGAGCGGTTTTGTGATGCATTTCTTAGGCAGAATTCCCGTCGCACACGATGTAGTTGGCGTTAACGGGATTCGAATCACTGTTTTGACTATGGAAGGCAAGCGCGCTGGGCAGTTATTGATATCGCGTAACTAG
- the eno gene encoding phosphopyruvate hydratase → MNIKKLLGYQVLDSRGRPTVAVTITLSDGSLHTARVPSGASTGAHEARELRDAGTTKAESFYAGKSVYSAVENINSKIAPKLLGHSLNLAAIDGLLVEVDPTPGHQVIGANATLATSLAVAKAAAHASGKSLVRYFQPEGALLLPMPMVNILSGGAHANRSLDIQDVLVVPHAASNFAEALSWIVAIRERAASDGKAHGVTHLVADEGGLGLSFPTTDDACEFVLSQIEELGLSGKVSLALDIASTQFFADHKYSLTTSGQVYSPDQFVEEILDLVTTYPISSIEDPFAEDDWASWSAFAASAPAHLQILGDDLFTTNLHRLERGIAEKSANAILIKANQNGLLTSTHRVLDHAHANNFATVVSARSGETEDSWLADIATSWRAQQIKVGSTHGSERTAKWNRLLELEATEETEFARPFKAL, encoded by the coding sequence ATGAATATTAAGAAGTTACTTGGCTATCAAGTACTCGATTCACGAGGCCGCCCCACTGTTGCGGTAACAATTACCTTAAGCGATGGCTCGCTTCACACCGCACGAGTGCCATCAGGGGCTTCAACGGGTGCACATGAGGCACGCGAACTCAGAGATGCTGGAACAACGAAGGCAGAGAGTTTCTACGCCGGAAAATCTGTTTACTCAGCTGTTGAAAATATTAATTCCAAGATTGCACCTAAGTTATTGGGCCACAGCCTGAATTTAGCTGCGATAGATGGGTTGCTCGTCGAGGTTGATCCAACTCCGGGTCATCAGGTAATTGGCGCCAATGCAACGCTAGCAACCTCACTCGCTGTTGCAAAAGCAGCAGCGCATGCATCAGGTAAATCTCTGGTCAGATACTTTCAGCCAGAAGGTGCGCTCTTACTGCCGATGCCGATGGTAAATATTTTATCTGGGGGAGCCCACGCCAATCGCAGCCTTGATATTCAAGATGTTCTAGTTGTTCCTCATGCCGCAAGTAATTTTGCCGAAGCCCTTTCCTGGATCGTTGCAATTCGTGAACGAGCAGCAAGTGATGGCAAGGCTCATGGCGTTACTCATTTAGTTGCTGATGAAGGTGGATTAGGACTCTCATTCCCAACAACCGACGATGCCTGCGAGTTTGTTTTGTCGCAGATCGAAGAACTTGGGCTATCTGGAAAAGTTTCACTGGCACTCGATATTGCATCAACCCAGTTCTTTGCCGATCACAAATACTCGTTAACTACATCTGGGCAGGTTTATTCGCCAGATCAATTCGTAGAAGAGATCCTTGATCTAGTTACTACCTACCCAATTTCATCGATTGAAGATCCCTTTGCCGAAGATGATTGGGCCTCATGGTCAGCCTTTGCCGCAAGCGCTCCTGCACATCTACAAATTCTTGGAGATGACCTCTTTACAACTAATTTACATCGCCTGGAACGCGGTATTGCAGAAAAGAGCGCTAACGCTATTTTGATCAAGGCCAACCAGAATGGTCTGCTTACCTCAACTCATCGCGTCCTAGATCATGCGCACGCAAATAACTTTGCAACGGTTGTCTCGGCCCGCAGCGGTGAGACTGAAGATTCTTGGCTGGCAGATATTGCAACCAGTTGGCGGGCGCAGCAGATTAAAGTCGGTTCTACACATGGATCAGAGCGCACCGCGAAATGGAATCGTTTACTTGAGTTAGAGGCAACTGAAGAAACAGAATTTGCCCGCCCCTTTAAAGCTCTTTAA
- a CDS encoding BMP family ABC transporter substrate-binding protein codes for MKFRAALAIAAIGLSIFSAPQASAAGNICIAYDTGGPGDRSYNDATLAGVKKAQSQYSFTFESVVTDGTNADRSKRIRTLTTKSCTTIIAVGGQYAKIIEPLAIEFPNTQFAIIGDASIPSLNVTSIIFSENEAAFLAGYSAALATKSGKVAMVTTPSNADGYENGFLLGVTAAKKNVRSFVKYTATESVVSAKALITLGIDVIYDATTGSADGLFEAIVKANTSKSRKKNAPEVNLIITEPDLYLSVTPATSKYLIASVVKRVDVAVSAIIGKAVNNSQLSDVIDAKAGIYGHRYGISDKGIEIVIKSKPLAAQSAAINAAASAAYAN; via the coding sequence ATGAAGTTTCGTGCAGCGCTAGCGATAGCTGCAATCGGGCTTTCGATTTTTAGCGCTCCACAAGCCAGTGCAGCAGGCAATATCTGTATCGCTTATGACACTGGTGGGCCAGGAGATCGCTCATATAACGATGCAACGCTAGCGGGCGTTAAAAAGGCGCAGAGTCAGTACTCATTTACATTCGAAAGCGTTGTTACTGATGGCACCAACGCCGATCGCAGTAAGCGAATCCGCACACTCACTACCAAGAGTTGCACGACAATAATTGCAGTTGGCGGTCAATACGCAAAAATTATCGAACCGCTCGCAATTGAATTTCCAAATACCCAATTTGCCATTATCGGGGATGCCTCAATTCCTTCTTTAAATGTCACATCAATTATCTTCTCTGAGAACGAAGCGGCATTCTTAGCGGGTTATAGCGCAGCGCTAGCCACTAAAAGTGGCAAGGTAGCGATGGTAACTACGCCTTCAAATGCAGATGGTTATGAAAATGGATTTCTCCTTGGCGTTACAGCAGCAAAGAAGAACGTTAGGTCTTTTGTAAAGTACACCGCAACTGAATCTGTGGTCTCCGCAAAGGCGCTTATTACCCTAGGTATAGATGTCATCTACGATGCCACAACTGGATCAGCTGATGGTTTGTTTGAGGCGATAGTTAAGGCGAACACCTCAAAGAGTCGCAAGAAGAACGCCCCTGAAGTTAATTTGATTATTACCGAACCTGATCTTTATCTAAGCGTCACTCCTGCAACTTCGAAGTACCTTATTGCATCTGTTGTTAAGCGAGTGGATGTTGCAGTATCTGCGATTATCGGCAAAGCAGTTAACAACAGCCAACTCTCGGATGTTATTGATGCTAAAGCCGGCATCTACGGACACCGTTACGGAATTAGCGATAAAGGAATTGAAATAGTTATTAAATCTAAGCCGTTAGCTGCCCAAAGCGCAGCGATCAATGCGGCAGCGAGTGCAGCATATGCAAATTAA
- a CDS encoding aldehyde dehydrogenase family protein — protein MTLEYAPAPESRAIVSIKPKYGHFIDGKFVNGRNHFATINPATEEVLSQIALGNASDVDKAVIAAQKAYTKTWSKLSGKERGKYLYRIARILQERAREFAVLETLDNGKPIRETRDIDIPLVAAHFFYHAGWADKLDYAGMGKSPKPHGVAGQIIPWNFPLLMLAWKVAPALATGNTVVLKPAETTSLTALLFAEVCQQAELPNGVVNIVTGDGSTGSAIVNHPGIHKIAFTGSTEVGKKIARAIAGTNKKATLELGGKGANIVFDDAPVDETVEGIVNGIFFNQGHVCCAGSRLILQEGIADEITEKLKARMSKIRVGDPLDKNTDLGAINSREQLAKIHELSAAGDSEGAERWSPACNLSDKGFWFAPTIFTGVTQAHRIAREEIFGPVLSILTFRTPQEAIEKANNTPFGLSAGVWSEKGSRILWATQQLRAGVIWANTFNKFDPTSPFGGYKESGWGREGGKHGLASYLKEGK, from the coding sequence ATGACTTTAGAATATGCACCAGCACCCGAGTCTCGCGCAATCGTTTCGATTAAACCGAAGTACGGACACTTCATAGATGGCAAATTTGTTAATGGGCGCAATCACTTTGCCACAATTAACCCAGCAACTGAAGAAGTGCTTAGCCAGATCGCTCTCGGAAACGCCAGTGATGTAGATAAGGCAGTTATTGCTGCGCAGAAGGCCTACACAAAGACTTGGTCAAAACTATCTGGCAAAGAACGCGGTAAGTACCTGTATCGCATAGCGCGCATCTTGCAAGAGCGCGCCCGCGAATTTGCAGTCCTTGAAACTCTAGATAACGGTAAGCCAATTCGCGAAACCCGCGATATCGATATTCCGTTAGTTGCCGCGCACTTCTTTTATCACGCCGGATGGGCCGATAAATTAGATTACGCCGGCATGGGTAAGTCACCAAAGCCACATGGAGTCGCCGGCCAGATAATTCCTTGGAACTTCCCGTTATTGATGTTGGCCTGGAAGGTAGCGCCAGCTCTTGCAACTGGAAATACCGTTGTGTTAAAACCTGCTGAGACAACCTCGCTGACCGCACTTTTATTTGCTGAGGTTTGCCAACAAGCTGAACTTCCAAATGGCGTTGTAAACATTGTTACTGGCGATGGATCTACAGGATCTGCGATCGTTAACCACCCTGGCATCCACAAGATCGCATTTACTGGTTCTACTGAAGTCGGCAAGAAGATTGCTCGCGCCATCGCCGGCACCAATAAGAAAGCCACCCTTGAACTAGGCGGAAAAGGCGCAAATATCGTCTTTGATGACGCCCCTGTCGATGAGACGGTCGAAGGCATTGTTAACGGTATTTTCTTTAATCAGGGACATGTCTGCTGTGCTGGATCACGTTTGATCTTGCAAGAAGGTATCGCAGATGAAATTACCGAAAAGTTAAAGGCTCGCATGTCAAAGATTCGCGTAGGAGATCCATTAGATAAGAACACTGATCTTGGCGCAATTAACTCACGCGAGCAGTTAGCAAAGATTCATGAGTTATCTGCAGCAGGAGATTCTGAAGGCGCCGAACGCTGGAGCCCGGCTTGCAACTTATCCGATAAAGGTTTCTGGTTTGCACCAACTATCTTTACCGGTGTTACGCAAGCCCACCGCATCGCGCGCGAAGAGATCTTTGGACCAGTACTTTCTATTCTCACTTTCCGCACGCCACAAGAGGCGATCGAAAAAGCAAATAACACTCCATTTGGGTTATCTGCAGGCGTATGGAGTGAGAAAGGCTCGCGAATTCTTTGGGCCACTCAACAACTACGCGCCGGCGTTATCTGGGCCAATACCTTTAACAAATTTGATCCAACATCACCATTTGGTGGATATAAAGAATCCGGCTGGGGACGCGAAGGCGGAAAACATGGCCTGGCTTCTTATCTGAAGGAGGGAAAGTAA
- a CDS encoding ABC transporter ATP-binding protein: protein MASVVFENATRIYPGTTKPAVDKLNLTVKDGEFLVLVGPSGCGKSTSLRMLAGLEEIDEGRILIGDRDVTNVAPKDRDIAMVFQSYALYPHMTVAENMGFALKIAGVSKEEREKRVNEAAKLLDLEPYLERKPKALSGGQRQRVAMGRAIVREPQVFLMDEPLSNLDAKLRVATRTQIAALQRRLGITTVYVTHDQVEAMTMGDRVAVLKDGLLQQVDTPRNLYDSPANAFVAGFIGSPAMNLLSAPVSGGKAMLGDLAVDVPGSAGSSVTVGIRPEGFAPASSGFKVLVEVVEELGADAFVYGKPADSSVNFANSTDEGAQVIVRWDPKHPPKPGDTITVTAAAASVHLFNSTTGERLK from the coding sequence ATGGCATCTGTTGTATTCGAAAACGCAACACGTATCTACCCAGGCACAACCAAACCTGCAGTCGACAAGTTAAACCTAACCGTTAAAGACGGTGAATTCTTGGTTCTTGTTGGTCCATCAGGTTGCGGTAAGTCAACATCACTACGTATGTTGGCAGGACTCGAAGAGATCGACGAAGGTCGCATTCTTATCGGTGACCGCGATGTAACAAATGTTGCTCCAAAAGATCGCGATATCGCAATGGTTTTCCAGTCATATGCGCTTTACCCACATATGACTGTTGCAGAGAACATGGGATTCGCACTTAAGATCGCTGGAGTTTCCAAAGAAGAACGCGAAAAGCGCGTTAATGAAGCAGCGAAGTTGCTCGACCTTGAGCCATATCTAGAGCGTAAGCCAAAGGCTCTCTCTGGTGGACAGCGTCAGCGCGTTGCTATGGGTCGTGCGATTGTTCGCGAGCCACAGGTATTCCTTATGGATGAGCCTCTCTCAAACCTTGATGCGAAGTTGCGCGTTGCAACTCGTACCCAAATCGCTGCGCTACAGCGCCGTCTTGGAATCACAACTGTTTATGTAACACACGACCAAGTTGAAGCTATGACTATGGGCGATCGCGTAGCAGTTCTTAAGGATGGTCTATTGCAGCAAGTTGATACACCTCGCAACCTTTATGACTCACCTGCAAATGCATTCGTTGCAGGCTTCATCGGCTCACCTGCTATGAACCTTCTCTCTGCTCCAGTAAGTGGCGGAAAGGCGATGCTCGGAGATCTCGCAGTAGACGTTCCAGGATCTGCTGGTTCATCAGTAACCGTTGGAATTCGTCCAGAAGGCTTTGCTCCTGCATCATCTGGCTTCAAGGTTCTAGTTGAAGTTGTCGAAGAACTCGGCGCAGATGCATTCGTCTACGGCAAGCCTGCAGATTCATCTGTGAACTTTGCTAACTCAACTGATGAAGGCGCACAAGTAATTGTTCGCTGGGATCCAAAGCACCCACCAAAGCCAGGCGACACAATCACTGTCACCGCTGCGGCTGCATCAGTTCACCTCTTCAACTCAACAACTGGAGAGCGTCTAAAGTAA